In a single window of the Bacillus carboniphilus genome:
- a CDS encoding S8 family peptidase, protein MKRIFAVFVSVVLLLTFLPAASGATGTSSTDYYSVVFNGNSIPADFEEKVSSLGGEVVYTVPEIGYVQVKAPTSSFSQLKGMAGVSAANPSISWNLPESQKIELQANDVNPDDAALWDLQWDIKRITNNGESYNLGTGSHDVVVGIIDTGIDRDHPDLVGNLLPGSKNFVPAGGFQMTEPYETGDPNAFDDIHGHGSHVAGSIAGNGAMLGVAPDTGIRAYRVFGASSAESGWIFNAMIAAADDGVDVVSMSLGGFDLIGQYFYVDPVTGEKVNLGNDVADFVAYKRAVDYVTNKGALVVVAAGNDGINFTNKKEVTDFLNAEYGGDGLYFKGAGFNVPASIPGVVTVSATGPNDQFASYSNYGPGAIDITTSGGDSRLYVEYLLAGKFDEYLANRLYETEFNLSASNDGGWYWSTGTSMATPKVSAVAALLVDKYGKMSPTKLKDLLLKTAVDPVSGKAQQYYGKGFLNAFKALN, encoded by the coding sequence ATGAAAAGAATTTTTGCGGTTTTTGTAAGTGTAGTATTACTATTAACATTCCTGCCAGCCGCTTCGGGGGCTACGGGAACAAGCAGTACTGATTACTATTCTGTTGTTTTCAATGGCAATAGTATTCCTGCAGATTTTGAAGAGAAGGTAAGCAGCTTAGGGGGAGAAGTTGTTTATACTGTACCTGAAATCGGTTATGTACAGGTAAAAGCACCCACTTCTTCTTTCTCACAATTAAAAGGGATGGCTGGGGTTAGTGCGGCGAACCCATCTATTTCTTGGAACCTTCCAGAGTCTCAAAAAATTGAACTTCAAGCAAACGACGTAAACCCCGATGATGCAGCACTTTGGGATTTACAATGGGATATTAAACGTATTACGAATAATGGTGAAAGCTATAACCTAGGAACTGGATCTCATGACGTAGTAGTTGGAATTATTGATACAGGTATTGATAGAGACCATCCAGACTTAGTTGGTAACCTACTCCCTGGTTCAAAGAACTTTGTTCCGGCTGGTGGTTTCCAAATGACTGAGCCTTACGAAACAGGTGACCCAAATGCATTTGATGATATACACGGTCATGGCAGCCATGTAGCCGGTTCAATTGCTGGTAACGGGGCGATGCTTGGTGTTGCACCTGACACTGGAATTCGTGCTTATCGTGTATTTGGTGCAAGCTCTGCTGAATCAGGTTGGATTTTTAACGCAATGATTGCAGCAGCAGATGACGGTGTAGATGTTGTTTCCATGAGTTTAGGTGGATTTGATTTAATTGGACAATATTTCTATGTTGACCCAGTAACCGGTGAAAAAGTCAACCTTGGTAACGACGTAGCAGACTTTGTTGCTTACAAGCGTGCTGTTGACTATGTAACGAATAAAGGGGCTCTTGTAGTCGTTGCAGCTGGTAATGACGGCATTAACTTCACAAACAAAAAAGAAGTAACGGACTTTTTAAATGCAGAATATGGCGGAGATGGACTGTACTTTAAAGGCGCTGGTTTCAACGTACCTGCATCTATTCCTGGGGTTGTAACTGTTTCTGCTACTGGTCCGAACGATCAGTTTGCTAGCTATTCAAACTACGGACCTGGAGCTATTGATATCACGACTTCTGGTGGAGATTCTAGATTGTATGTAGAATATCTTCTTGCTGGAAAGTTCGATGAATACTTAGCTAATCGTTTATATGAAACAGAATTTAACTTAAGTGCGAGTAACGACGGTGGTTGGTACTGGTCTACTGGTACTTCAATGGCAACTCCAAAGGTATCTGCAGTTGCTGCATTATTAGTTGATAAGTATGGAAAAATGTCACCAACTAAACTTAAAGATTTACTTTTAAAGACAGCTGTAGATCCAGTAAGTGGAAAAGCACAGCAGTATTATGGTAAAGGATTTTTGAATGCATTTAAAGCGTTGAACTAA
- a CDS encoding helix-turn-helix domain-containing protein: MQKSLNNLQLQYLIHVANILNSTLDIDTVVDLIISEIIPTIDGADGGILFLYDDQNQQLIPKSASRFKEQALKLAKLKPGESMTGLAFKKRKTLIFSDRNEIIAAQRTFSTFNKKIHNSSLHTTVYAAICAPIFIKEKCIGIITLDCFTKNKGFTLEDRQLLEAITHQVGIALERTTLYKEKERSIKLLESLNQEITKQNHLLSHSIEMHQRLSNIVLNGEGLNEILLYIQSTIGIPTLLLDSLGDILIYYEAEPFQFEINDLKELVLPHINNDPIQSQILTQLSEDHNFLISLFPIGSKVNPLGYLVTVSHQKLNDVANAALNHACTIISLELLKEQNLYEIEQNLKGEFIEELFQGEKFSDSLRKRAQQLNLEQDRMYQVVYIDYEPLIRNYKRAKNTNYTIHKKLLSLTQGLFLNGFATGLAVSRHNHLVIVLSYKNDSNLEKVKSFIKEKSQRFMSQVEHNFKGLTLAVSAGGIQKGLDHVYKSSEQAVRCLSYIKNKKVNDSVLFYDELGAKRLYLNNTDEDLNDFLTDILGPLLQYENQQKEEFIETLITYLDNSQKLKTTAEQLHIHLNTLSYRIKRIESILNMSLQNPNDLLNLYLAVNMYKMLQLKTG; encoded by the coding sequence ATGCAAAAGTCATTGAACAATCTCCAATTACAGTACCTCATTCATGTGGCCAATATTTTAAACTCCACCTTAGACATTGATACCGTTGTGGATTTAATTATTTCTGAGATCATCCCAACGATTGATGGCGCCGATGGAGGAATCCTCTTCTTGTATGATGACCAAAACCAGCAGTTGATTCCTAAAAGTGCATCTAGATTTAAAGAACAAGCTCTGAAACTAGCAAAATTAAAACCAGGAGAGTCTATGACAGGGTTAGCTTTTAAAAAGAGAAAGACTCTCATTTTTTCAGATCGAAACGAAATCATTGCGGCCCAAAGAACCTTTTCTACTTTCAATAAGAAAATTCATAATTCTTCCCTACATACCACTGTTTACGCTGCCATCTGCGCTCCAATTTTTATTAAAGAAAAATGTATTGGTATTATTACCCTCGATTGTTTTACAAAAAATAAAGGTTTTACACTTGAGGACCGACAATTATTAGAAGCCATCACCCATCAAGTGGGCATTGCCCTTGAAAGAACGACCCTTTATAAAGAGAAAGAGAGATCCATCAAACTTCTGGAATCTCTCAACCAAGAAATCACCAAACAAAATCATCTTCTTTCTCACTCCATCGAAATGCACCAAAGATTATCAAACATCGTGTTAAATGGCGAAGGACTAAATGAAATCCTACTGTATATCCAATCAACAATAGGGATTCCAACCCTTTTACTAGATAGTTTGGGAGATATCCTAATCTATTACGAAGCTGAACCATTTCAGTTTGAAATCAATGACCTAAAGGAATTGGTTTTACCCCATATCAACAACGATCCAATACAATCACAGATCCTTACTCAATTAAGTGAAGACCACAATTTCTTGATTTCTCTTTTTCCAATCGGAAGTAAGGTTAACCCTCTTGGTTACCTTGTCACAGTCTCTCATCAAAAATTAAACGATGTTGCTAACGCAGCTTTAAACCACGCATGCACCATCATTTCTTTAGAACTGTTAAAAGAACAAAACCTATACGAAATTGAACAAAATTTAAAGGGAGAATTCATTGAGGAGCTTTTTCAAGGAGAGAAATTTAGTGACAGCCTGCGAAAACGGGCACAACAATTGAATCTCGAGCAGGACCGTATGTATCAAGTTGTATATATAGACTATGAACCGTTGATTCGAAACTACAAAAGGGCAAAAAACACCAATTATACCATCCATAAAAAATTACTTTCACTGACCCAGGGTCTTTTTCTGAATGGGTTCGCTACTGGACTTGCGGTAAGCAGACACAATCATCTGGTGATTGTTCTTTCTTATAAAAATGACTCGAACTTGGAGAAGGTAAAATCTTTTATTAAGGAGAAAAGTCAGCGTTTTATGAGCCAAGTAGAACATAATTTCAAAGGACTGACGCTTGCAGTAAGTGCTGGAGGCATTCAAAAAGGATTGGATCACGTGTATAAATCATCCGAACAGGCCGTTCGGTGTCTCTCCTATATAAAAAATAAAAAAGTAAATGATTCCGTTTTGTTTTACGATGAATTAGGGGCAAAAAGGTTATATCTAAATAATACAGATGAGGATTTAAATGATTTTTTAACAGATATACTAGGACCATTATTGCAATACGAAAATCAACAAAAAGAAGAATTCATCGAGACCTTAATTACCTACTTAGATAATAGCCAAAAATTAAAAACAACCGCAGAACAACTACACATACACTTAAATACGCTTTCCTATCGAATCAAACGAATTGAATCGATTCTAAATATGAGTCTTCAAAATCCAAATGACCTTCTTAATCTTTACTTGGCTGTTAATATGTATAAAATGTTGCAGCTGAAGACTGGATAA
- a CDS encoding ABC transporter substrate-binding protein, giving the protein MIRKKLLLLFSIFFVLLIIAGCTPESAGIEDNDKPGENTSDNANDNNNEDPSGDNAEPSRDDIVIGIESDAVTMLANTDVNYVNDVQIRNIYDPLIERDNEGGFVPGLATEWTNIDELTWEFTLKKGVTFHNGKPFTAEDVKQNIEYILKEENNSFYRSRWTAFKEVKVLDDYKVQIITHEPLPNLLLRIADDLLIMDMEHVQNVGLEAAAKDPVGTGAFKFVEWERDQYLKLEANEDYWNGAPTIKHVTFRYIPEFSSRLAAFLSGEIDLFKNIPVDSVARVENDENSEIGMIGSSRINYVALNTFYDGPLQDKKVRQALSYAVNVDELLEGVLNGYGTKMTGPLSKINADYTETEGYEYNPDKAIELLNEAGYEPSDLTLQLDTPNGRYPMDTHVAQGIAAQLQKIGITVNVQVNEWGNHLAKIRQREMADMFILGWGPAFDAQGTIENLFTQEAPYSGFYDPEVQALIEKAIPIFDPEERQQAWADAQHRLVEEAAWIYLWQQGDLYAVRKDLNFQPRIDEKMLVHTMSWN; this is encoded by the coding sequence ATGATTAGAAAAAAACTACTGTTGCTGTTCTCAATTTTTTTCGTGTTACTCATTATAGCAGGCTGTACTCCAGAATCTGCTGGAATTGAAGACAACGATAAACCTGGTGAAAACACAAGTGACAACGCAAATGATAACAACAATGAAGATCCGTCTGGAGATAACGCGGAACCATCTAGGGATGACATTGTGATAGGGATTGAATCAGATGCGGTTACGATGCTTGCTAATACCGATGTGAACTATGTCAACGATGTTCAAATTCGAAATATATATGACCCGTTAATTGAGAGAGACAACGAGGGTGGCTTTGTTCCTGGACTTGCCACTGAGTGGACGAACATAGATGAACTAACGTGGGAGTTTACCCTAAAAAAAGGCGTTACCTTCCATAATGGAAAGCCTTTTACTGCTGAAGATGTGAAACAAAATATCGAATACATCTTAAAAGAAGAGAATAATTCTTTCTATCGTTCAAGATGGACAGCCTTTAAAGAAGTAAAAGTTCTGGATGATTACAAGGTTCAGATTATCACGCATGAGCCTTTACCAAACTTATTACTTCGTATAGCTGATGACCTTTTGATTATGGATATGGAACATGTGCAAAATGTAGGACTTGAAGCAGCAGCGAAAGATCCAGTAGGGACAGGTGCCTTTAAGTTTGTTGAATGGGAAAGAGATCAGTACTTGAAGCTTGAAGCCAATGAGGATTACTGGAATGGTGCTCCTACAATTAAGCACGTTACATTCAGATACATTCCTGAATTTAGCTCTCGTTTAGCTGCCTTTTTAAGTGGAGAAATCGATTTATTTAAAAATATTCCAGTTGATTCTGTTGCAAGAGTTGAGAATGACGAGAATTCTGAGATTGGGATGATTGGTTCCTCCCGTATTAACTATGTCGCACTCAATACATTCTATGATGGTCCATTACAAGATAAAAAGGTCCGTCAAGCTCTTAGTTATGCTGTCAATGTCGATGAATTGCTAGAAGGTGTATTGAATGGGTACGGGACGAAGATGACAGGTCCACTTTCTAAAATCAATGCCGATTATACGGAAACAGAAGGATATGAATATAACCCGGATAAGGCCATCGAGCTGTTAAACGAAGCTGGGTATGAACCTTCAGACTTAACGTTGCAGCTAGACACCCCGAATGGTCGTTATCCAATGGACACACACGTTGCTCAAGGAATTGCGGCCCAGCTACAAAAAATCGGAATCACTGTTAATGTTCAAGTGAACGAGTGGGGGAACCACCTAGCGAAGATTCGTCAGCGTGAAATGGCGGATATGTTTATCCTAGGTTGGGGTCCAGCGTTCGATGCACAAGGAACAATTGAAAACCTATTTACGCAAGAAGCCCCTTACAGTGGTTTCTATGATCCAGAGGTTCAAGCGTTAATTGAAAAGGCGATTCCTATCTTTGATCCGGAAGAAAGACAACAAGCGTGGGCGGATGCACAACATCGTTTAGTTGAAGAAGCAGCTTGGATTTACTTATGGCAACAAGGTGATTTATATGCTGTTAGAAAAGACTTAAACTTCCAACCGCGTATTGATGAAAAAATGCTTGTCCATACCATGAGTTGGAACTAA
- a CDS encoding Xaa-Pro peptidase family protein — protein sequence MRLAISKEEILQRQQKLYQKLTNEKIDGSVLFSVTDIFYLTGFHFRPSERPIALILDPNQQTHLLVPHLEYDHAKEYAYVDHVHYYPEYPGLRHPMEYLKEILIENKFEGKVVGLDAAGYGSAKGYRGPKVADLLTPEKFESIAGWVEEMRFVKSEAEIELIKESCRWGNLAHRLLQKYSKPGLSEIEITSKASTEATMAMIETLGPDYKPHGRTAYAIFRGQVGKMSAFPHAVTQNLILKKGDTLVTGAAADVWGYHSELERTMFVQEVSKEQEKYFQHMYEAQEVAFNAIKPGIPCSDVEKQVQAYFKESGITHLVSHHTGHNIGLLGHEAPFLDLGDHTIIQPGMVFTVEPGIYVRGLGGFRHSDTVLVTDDGIEMLTYYPRDIESMICQ from the coding sequence ATGAGATTAGCCATTTCAAAAGAAGAAATTCTACAACGTCAGCAAAAACTATATCAAAAACTAACCAATGAAAAAATCGATGGATCTGTCCTATTCAGCGTGACAGATATCTTTTACCTAACAGGCTTTCACTTCCGGCCATCGGAAAGACCCATTGCTCTAATTTTGGACCCCAATCAACAAACTCACCTATTAGTCCCGCACCTAGAATATGACCATGCAAAAGAATATGCCTATGTCGATCATGTCCATTACTACCCGGAATACCCTGGCTTGCGTCATCCGATGGAGTATTTAAAAGAAATTTTAATAGAAAACAAGTTTGAAGGAAAAGTAGTGGGGCTAGATGCGGCAGGGTACGGTTCAGCTAAAGGATATCGAGGACCGAAAGTAGCAGACCTGCTAACACCTGAAAAATTTGAATCCATTGCTGGCTGGGTAGAAGAAATGCGATTTGTAAAATCAGAGGCAGAGATTGAACTGATTAAAGAATCTTGCCGCTGGGGGAACTTAGCTCACCGACTGCTACAAAAATATTCAAAGCCAGGATTAAGTGAAATCGAGATTACAAGTAAAGCTAGTACAGAAGCAACAATGGCGATGATTGAAACATTGGGACCTGATTACAAGCCACATGGTCGAACAGCCTATGCTATTTTCCGTGGACAGGTTGGAAAAATGTCGGCTTTCCCGCATGCAGTTACTCAGAACCTTATTTTAAAAAAGGGGGATACTCTCGTTACAGGAGCAGCAGCCGATGTGTGGGGATATCACAGTGAATTAGAAAGGACCATGTTTGTCCAAGAGGTAAGCAAGGAGCAAGAAAAGTATTTTCAGCACATGTATGAGGCGCAAGAGGTCGCCTTCAATGCCATCAAGCCAGGCATTCCATGTTCAGACGTGGAAAAGCAAGTCCAAGCTTATTTTAAGGAAAGTGGAATCACACATTTAGTTTCCCATCACACGGGTCACAATATTGGTTTACTTGGCCATGAAGCTCCATTTTTAGACCTTGGAGACCATACCATTATCCAGCCTGGAATGGTGTTTACGGTTGAACCTGGCATCTATGTCCGTGGTCTTGGTGGATTCCGTCATTCAGACACGGTTTTAGTTACAGATGATGGGATTGAAATGCTTACGTACTACCCAAGAGATATAGAATCTATGATTTGCCAATAA
- a CDS encoding ABC transporter permease, with amino-acid sequence MGNTIVEKNTDQVIEARAKKRPSQWRFFTNQLLKSRTGFLGAIIIVILLVLGIGGHWIAPYDPELADFSKKLLPPMTDGHILGTDQLGRDILSRIIYGTRVSLIIGTATVIFAGIIGTIVGIIAGYFRGWMDAVLMRIVDVMLAFPFILLVLVINAVIGTGLRNIIISLVIGGWVIYARVVRSEVLALREKEFILSCVATGVPRREIILKHIVPNLFTPIIVLSSLQIATFIIAEASVSFLGFGVQPPTPAWGNMLNEGKDYIYSAWWLITFPGVAIVITALGVNMFGDWLRDVLDPELKGD; translated from the coding sequence TTGGGTAACACAATCGTTGAAAAAAATACAGATCAAGTCATTGAGGCTAGAGCGAAAAAAAGGCCATCCCAATGGCGCTTTTTCACCAATCAATTATTAAAAAGTCGTACTGGTTTTCTAGGAGCCATCATTATTGTCATTCTACTTGTCCTTGGAATAGGGGGGCACTGGATTGCTCCATATGATCCTGAGTTAGCCGATTTTAGTAAGAAACTACTTCCCCCTATGACAGATGGACATATTTTAGGAACGGATCAGTTAGGACGTGATATCTTATCACGGATTATTTACGGAACTAGAGTATCCCTCATTATTGGAACAGCCACGGTTATTTTTGCAGGTATCATTGGAACGATTGTAGGGATTATTGCGGGCTATTTTAGAGGTTGGATGGATGCCGTTCTGATGCGAATTGTAGACGTTATGCTGGCTTTTCCATTTATCTTACTTGTTTTAGTCATCAATGCCGTTATTGGTACGGGGCTTCGAAATATCATTATCTCTCTGGTTATAGGTGGATGGGTGATATATGCACGGGTGGTCCGGAGTGAAGTGTTAGCTTTACGTGAAAAAGAGTTCATTCTCTCTTGTGTCGCAACAGGTGTTCCAAGGAGAGAAATCATCCTAAAACATATTGTGCCAAACCTTTTTACACCCATCATCGTTCTTTCTTCCTTGCAAATTGCGACTTTTATTATTGCAGAAGCATCCGTCAGTTTCCTTGGGTTTGGGGTTCAACCTCCAACTCCTGCATGGGGGAACATGCTGAATGAAGGAAAAGATTACATCTATAGTGCTTGGTGGCTGATTACTTTCCCTGGGGTGGCCATTGTCATTACAGCGCTAGGGGTTAACATGTTTGGGGATTGGTTACGTGATGTATTGGATCCTGAATTAAAAGGTGATTAA
- a CDS encoding ABC transporter permease, with translation MLDFVVKRSLQVILVVFLALTAVFFLIRLSGDPTALFLPPDAPKEQLQEYREALGFDRPLLVQYGEFLFNAVQGDFGDSLRSRESALGIVLDRIPATFQLAFSALALSIIVAIPIGVISAYKRNSFYDQIGVAFTVLGQAIPSFWLGIILILIFAATLNWLPSGGGGSLTHMILPMITLAAYSVARFARFTRSTMLDVLRKDYIRTAKASGVPVRKVLSRYALKNALLPIITLVALDLGVLLGGAVITETVFSWPGIGRLLMQSLMNRDFPVVLAGVFIIALIYSIINFLADLLYAYVNPQIRLK, from the coding sequence ATGTTAGATTTTGTTGTTAAACGATCCCTTCAAGTTATCTTAGTTGTCTTTCTGGCCCTAACAGCAGTCTTTTTCTTGATTCGTTTGTCGGGGGATCCAACAGCACTTTTTTTGCCCCCAGATGCTCCAAAAGAACAATTACAAGAATATCGAGAGGCGTTGGGATTTGATCGTCCACTCCTTGTTCAATATGGTGAGTTTTTGTTCAATGCGGTCCAAGGAGATTTTGGTGATTCATTACGTTCGAGGGAATCCGCGCTCGGCATTGTACTAGACCGAATTCCTGCCACCTTTCAGCTAGCTTTTTCTGCTTTGGCCCTTTCCATCATTGTTGCCATTCCAATAGGTGTTATCTCTGCATATAAACGGAATTCATTTTATGACCAAATTGGGGTTGCCTTTACGGTACTCGGTCAAGCCATTCCAAGTTTTTGGCTAGGGATTATCCTGATTCTGATTTTTGCTGCCACCTTAAACTGGCTTCCTTCCGGTGGTGGAGGTTCCTTAACCCATATGATTTTACCAATGATTACGCTAGCTGCTTATAGTGTTGCGAGATTTGCTCGTTTTACAAGGTCGACGATGTTGGACGTGCTCAGGAAGGATTATATTCGGACAGCCAAAGCTTCGGGAGTTCCAGTTCGAAAGGTTTTATCCCGGTATGCATTAAAGAATGCTCTGCTTCCCATCATCACATTAGTCGCTTTAGACTTAGGTGTCTTGCTAGGTGGGGCAGTTATCACCGAGACGGTCTTTTCTTGGCCTGGTATTGGTAGGCTTCTCATGCAGTCGTTAATGAATCGTGATTTCCCAGTGGTCCTTGCGGGTGTGTTCATCATCGCATTGATTTACTCCATCATTAACTTCTTAGCCGATCTTTTATACGCCTATGTTAACCCACAAATCCGTTTGAAATAG
- a CDS encoding ABC transporter ATP-binding protein → MSQAVLKVENLKTYFKTPSGVVKAVDGIDLVVYEGETVGLVGESGCGKSVTSLSIMGLLPEPMGYIAGGRILLDEQDITHLTEKQMRKLRGNDMAMIFQEPMTSLNPVFTIGQQLSEPLLQHTKLKKKQIRKMIIEMLQLVGIPRADEIIDEYPHQLSGGMRQRVMISLAMLCEPKLLIADEPTTALDVTIQAQILELMKDITKQNRMSTVLITHDLGVVAEMCDRVTVMYAGQVVESADVRTLFDEPKHPYSQGLLDSLPNANDRKQELRSIKGSVPRPDELPKGCTFAPRCPKVFEKCLEERPPLFELENQSCRCWLYQDEEVESSDSKSLVGS, encoded by the coding sequence ATGAGCCAAGCTGTTTTAAAAGTTGAAAATTTAAAAACCTACTTTAAGACTCCTTCGGGTGTAGTCAAAGCGGTAGATGGCATTGATTTAGTTGTCTATGAAGGAGAAACGGTTGGGCTGGTGGGAGAGTCAGGATGTGGGAAAAGCGTCACCTCTCTTTCAATTATGGGGCTCTTACCAGAACCGATGGGATATATAGCAGGTGGTCGAATTTTACTAGATGAACAAGATATTACCCACTTAACAGAAAAGCAAATGCGGAAACTAAGAGGAAATGATATGGCGATGATCTTCCAGGAACCGATGACCTCTTTAAACCCCGTATTTACGATTGGCCAACAGTTAAGTGAACCATTATTACAACATACAAAACTGAAAAAGAAGCAAATACGGAAAATGATTATCGAGATGCTTCAGCTGGTGGGAATACCGCGGGCCGATGAGATTATTGATGAGTACCCTCACCAACTATCCGGTGGGATGAGACAAAGAGTCATGATTTCGTTAGCTATGTTGTGTGAACCGAAGCTATTGATTGCGGATGAACCGACAACCGCTTTAGACGTTACCATTCAAGCACAAATTTTAGAGTTGATGAAAGATATTACGAAGCAAAACCGCATGTCCACTGTGTTGATTACACATGACTTGGGTGTTGTGGCTGAAATGTGTGACCGAGTGACCGTCATGTATGCAGGGCAGGTTGTGGAAAGTGCGGATGTCCGGACGTTATTTGATGAACCGAAGCATCCTTATTCTCAAGGGTTACTAGATTCTTTGCCAAACGCAAATGACCGGAAACAAGAGTTACGTTCCATAAAGGGAAGTGTACCTCGTCCGGATGAATTGCCTAAGGGATGTACCTTTGCACCACGTTGTCCAAAAGTATTTGAAAAATGTCTAGAGGAAAGACCTCCACTGTTTGAATTAGAAAATCAATCCTGTCGTTGTTGGCTATATCAAGATGAGGAGGTTGAATCCAGTGACAGCAAGTCCCTTGTTGGAAGTTAA
- a CDS encoding DegV family protein — protein sequence MKTVVVTDTTAYIPAELREQYNIQYIPLSVIFGNEAYKEELEIQASDFYEMVKREDKLPTTTQPATGEFVELYEKLGQEYDAVISIHLSSGISGTFQGAVTAGNMAEGVKVYPFDTEISCMIQGFYAVEAAKLAQEGAGPEQIMERLEDLKTTTKAYFMVDDLSHLQRGGRLSGAQALIGSLLQVKPLLHFVDKVIVPFEKIRTRKKAMKRITELLGEDAKKGEPMQAVIIHANREEEAKEWLKELESLYPNVEFMISYFGPVIGTHLGEGAMGLGWMKK from the coding sequence ATGAAAACTGTAGTTGTCACGGATACAACGGCATACATACCAGCGGAGCTTCGTGAGCAGTATAACATTCAGTACATTCCGTTAAGTGTGATTTTTGGTAATGAAGCCTACAAAGAGGAATTGGAGATTCAAGCTAGTGATTTTTATGAAATGGTGAAGCGGGAAGATAAGCTTCCGACAACGACACAGCCTGCGACCGGTGAGTTCGTTGAGCTGTATGAAAAACTAGGGCAAGAATACGATGCGGTTATCAGTATTCACTTGTCTAGTGGAATCAGTGGTACGTTCCAAGGAGCTGTCACTGCAGGAAACATGGCCGAAGGGGTAAAAGTTTACCCGTTTGACACAGAAATCAGCTGCATGATTCAAGGGTTCTATGCGGTGGAAGCAGCCAAACTGGCTCAAGAAGGTGCGGGGCCAGAGCAGATTATGGAACGTCTTGAAGATTTGAAAACAACGACCAAAGCTTACTTCATGGTAGATGACTTGTCACATCTTCAACGTGGTGGACGTCTGTCTGGTGCACAAGCCTTAATCGGAAGTCTACTTCAAGTGAAGCCACTTCTGCATTTTGTGGACAAGGTCATTGTTCCATTTGAAAAAATTCGAACTCGAAAAAAAGCAATGAAGCGTATTACGGAGTTGCTGGGTGAGGATGCAAAAAAGGGCGAGCCAATGCAAGCCGTAATCATTCACGCGAATCGTGAAGAGGAAGCGAAGGAATGGTTGAAGGAGCTTGAAAGCTTATATCCGAATGTTGAATTTATGATTAGCTACTTTGGACCGGTCATCGGTACTCACTTAGGTGAAGGTGCGATGGGTCTTGGTTGGATGAAGAAGTAA
- a CDS encoding dipeptide ABC transporter ATP-binding protein — translation MRRLNPVTASPLLEVKNLKKYYEVDQGWFKPKTYVKAVDDVSFTVYKGETFGLVGESGCGKSTTGRTLLRLNDPTAGSILYENQDISKLPYKEMRKLRRQIQMVFQDPYASLNPKKTIRQILTEPLRVHGIDTKEERVKMAIEILEIVGLSEYHLDRYPHEFSGGQRQRIGIARAVILQPDLIVTDEPVSALDVSIQSQVINLLLKLQKEFNLTYIFISHDLGVVRHITDRVAVMYLGKIVELASTEELFNNPKHPYTKALISAVPVSHPDEKRERIILTGDVPSPANPPKGCAFHPRCSECMAICKTEAPPKVELENGHTVSCHLFSN, via the coding sequence ATGAGGAGGTTGAATCCAGTGACAGCAAGTCCCTTGTTGGAAGTTAAGAATCTAAAAAAATACTACGAAGTCGACCAAGGATGGTTTAAACCAAAAACGTATGTGAAAGCAGTAGATGATGTATCTTTTACTGTTTATAAAGGGGAAACCTTTGGTTTGGTAGGGGAGAGTGGATGTGGCAAGTCGACGACTGGAAGGACGCTCCTTCGCTTAAACGATCCGACTGCAGGAAGTATTTTATATGAAAATCAGGATATCAGTAAGCTCCCTTATAAAGAAATGCGAAAGTTAAGAAGACAGATTCAAATGGTGTTTCAAGACCCGTATGCCTCACTTAATCCAAAAAAGACCATCCGGCAAATTTTAACGGAGCCACTAAGAGTGCACGGAATTGATACGAAGGAAGAAAGAGTGAAAATGGCCATTGAAATCTTGGAGATTGTGGGGCTATCTGAATATCATTTGGACCGATATCCACATGAATTTTCAGGAGGGCAAAGGCAAAGGATTGGGATTGCAAGAGCTGTTATTTTGCAGCCAGACCTCATTGTAACGGATGAACCCGTGTCAGCACTCGATGTGTCCATTCAATCCCAGGTCATCAACCTGCTATTAAAGCTTCAGAAGGAGTTCAACCTAACGTATATTTTTATCTCGCATGACTTAGGGGTTGTCAGGCACATTACCGACAGAGTGGCGGTGATGTATTTGGGGAAAATTGTAGAGCTGGCCAGTACAGAGGAATTGTTCAACAATCCCAAACACCCTTACACAAAAGCGCTCATTTCAGCAGTACCAGTGTCGCATCCAGATGAAAAGAGAGAACGAATCATTCTGACAGGGGATGTTCCAAGTCCCGCCAATCCGCCAAAAGGATGTGCCTTTCATCCTCGTTGTTCAGAATGCATGGCTATCTGTAAAACAGAGGCACCGCCAAAGGTTGAACTTGAGAATGGTCACACTGTTTCCTGTCATTTGTTTTCAAACTAA